The genomic window CAGGCCCAAAACATGGTCGATCCGGATCATGCCCGCGTGCCGCATGACGGACCGAAGCAGGCGTGCGAACCCGGCATACCCTTCAGCCCGGAGTTTCAGCGGCGATTGCGGCGCAAGGCCCCAGCTTTGACCAACGGGACCAAGAGGATCGGGCGGCGCACCAAGTGTGGCACCGGTGATCAAAGAGCTGTCCTTCACCCAAGTCTCTGCCGCGCCAAGACGCGGACCGACTGCGAGATCGAGGTAAAGACCAACGCGCATCCCGGCTTTGCATGCCCTGTCCTGCGCGTCTGCAAGTTGCATGTCAGCCTGCCATTGCTCCCATTTGGTGCGGGCGATTTCTTCTTCATGGGTTGTTTCGAAAGCCGCGAGGGCATCCGCATCATGGTCGCGGTATGGCGCGGGCCAAGTGCGCCAGTCTGCGCCAAAACTGGTGGACAGCGCTTCGAACAGAGCAAATTCGTGAAGGGCGGTCCCTGCCCGTTCAACATAGGTTTCAAAAGCGCGTCGCTGTGGCGCGCTGTCAGGAAGGTCACAAAAGCTGGCAAACTGATCTGCAAGCGCGTGCGCTGTGTTTCGCAATGCAGATGGGTAATCAACAAGTTCCGCATCGTTACCCGTGTGGCCGCCACCGACATCACAATGCCATATGTTCAAAAACCCGCGATGGCTGGGGGAATACGGGCTGATCACATCGTCAGGCCGGACGTGACCCATCGCATGCACGGGGTTGATACCCACAAAGTCCGCGCCATGCGCCGTCATCGCAGCGGCATAGTCACCAAGCAATCCATAGCTTCCAATCTGCGCGGTATCTCCGTCGGTCAGGCCGTAGAGCGGTGCCAGCACACCCCAGATGCGCCGTTCGGCGATATGATCTTCCAGCCGAACAGCACCGACCGGACGGGCCAGAACCCATGTGGTGAAATCGCGCACACCAGAACGTAAGCGCAAGCGATGGATGCCCAGTGGCAGGCCGGGAAGCGAAATCCTGTTCGTCGGCTGCCCTTGGGCAAGCGTTTCACCGGTGTCTTCGGCCTCAAGCTTCCATTCCGCAGTTTGGGTCAACGTCAGCGCACAAGCCTCGCCGGCGTCGACGACAACTTCAGGCGGCAACGGCTGTGCCGCGTCTTCGGTCTGCATTTGCTGCAACAGCACCTGCGCATCCGTATCCGAGCAGACATCCAACTGCATCGCCCGTAACACTGCGATCTGAGTGTCGCGCGGCACCTCGATCGTCTGGCCATCAAACCCGCGATAGTGCCCGTGCACGCCGACATGGGTGCAAAGCTGGGATATCCAGTCTGTCATGCTGTGACCTGCGTGCCGACAAAGACCACCAGAGAATGGGCAGCAACCGGCTGCCTGTGACGTTCGGTGACGATTGCGGTGGGAACGGTGGGGGCGGCAGTGTCCAGCACACGTTCCCATTGTTGCTCTGAACCCGGATCAGGCAGCATCGCACATTTGTCGCTTGCCCCGCCATTCACCACGATCACAACCATACCCGACTGTGACAGCGTGCTTTCCACGCCGCCACGGATAAGCAGACAAAATCCGTCAAGCGAGGAATCGCGCCAGTTCAACGCGCCACCCTTCAAACTGTACCAAGCGACATCCGGCAGCTCATCTTGCCGCAAACGCCCGTGCAGGTAATGGCCCTGTCGCAAAACCGTGTTGTCCCGGCGCAACGCAATCAGGCGCTTGGCGAAGTCCAGAAGGCCGCTGTCAGCGTCTGCCCAATTGATCCAGCTGGTTTCATTGTCCTGACAATAGGTGTTGTTGTTTCCACGCTGCGTGCGCCCCAGTTCGTCCCCGGCCAGAAGCATGGGCGTTCCTTGGGACAGGAAAACCGTCGCCAAAAGATTGCGCGCCCGCTGCGCGCGGCGGGCCAGGATAGCGGCGTCCCGCGTATCACCCTCGACACCGCAATTGTCGGACAGGTTATGCCCATGGCCATCGGCGTTGCTTTCGCCGTTGGCTTCGTTGTGCTTTTCGCGATAGCGGGTCACATCGGCCAGCGTGAAACCGTCATGGGCGGCGACGAAATTGATCGAACTGTAAGGCTTGCGCCCGGAGTGATCGAATATCGATGCCGTGCCCAGCAAATTGCCCGCCAGTTCCCGCGCCGCATGTGCGTCGCCACGCCAGAATTTGCGTGTGGTGTCGCGGAACCTGTCGTTCCATTCACCCCAATCGGCGGGAAACCCACCAAGCTGGTAGCCCCCGGGGCCGATATCCCATGGCTCTGCAATCATCTTGCACCGGCTCAGGACCGGGTCCTGACGGATTGCATCAAAGAATCCGCCGCGCAAATCAAAGCCATGCTGTTCGCGCCCCAACGTCGTGGCAAGATCGAACCGGAACCCGTCGATCCCCATGACTGTCACCCAATATCGCAGGGAATCCAGAACCATACGCAGAACATAAGGATGATGGACCGCCACGGTGTTTCCGCAGCCGGTATCGTTCACATAGTACCGGGCATGACTGGCCTGAAGCGCATAGTAAGCTGCGTTGTCCAACCCGCGAAAAGACAGGGTCGGCCCGCGATGATCACCTTCGGCGGTGTGATTGAAGACGACATCCAGAATGACCTCGATGCCCGCGGCATGAAGCCGGTCGACGGCATCACGGAACCCATCTACACCGTTCGGCCCGAGATAGCGGGGTTCAAGGGCAAAAAAGCCAAGGCTGTTATAGCCCCAATAATTCGTCAGCCCGCGCTCGACCAGGAAACCATCGTCAAGAAACGCGTGCACCGGCAACAGCTCCAGCGCGGTTACACCCAGATCGCTGAGATGTGCGATGATGGCATCACACCCAAGCGCCTCGTAGGTGCCACGCAGGTTTTCCGGCACATCGGGATGAAGTTGGGTCAGGCCTTTGACATGGGCCTCGTAAATGACGGTTTCCGACCACGATCTGCGCGGGGCTGGCGTTCCGCTCCACGGCATGTCGGGTTCCGGCACGATGGATTTGGGAACAAAGGCGGCGCTGTCTACCTGGCTTGGCCCAGCGTCGCGTTCAGGCATCGCAATGTCATAACCCAATGTTTCCTTGGCTGCACGCCACTCACCATGAAACGCGCGGGCATATGGATCAGCAAGCAGTTTCTTCGGATTGAAACGGTGGCCCCGATCCGGTTCATAGGGCCCGTGCGCCCGGTATCCATAAAGTGTTCCGGGTTTCAGACCCGGGACATATCCATGCCAGACGGGGCCCGTGCGATCCGGTAATGCCACACGCGCGGTTTCACGCTGTCCGTCAGGGCTGAACAGGCACAGCTCGATCTTTGTTGCGTTCGCGGAAAAGACTGCGAAGTTGACGCCTTGGCCGTCAAATATTGCACCCAGACGGGTGTGATCTCCGGCGACGATGCTAAGGATAGGCGCGGCTTCATGCATCTGTTCTTAGGCTCCCGCCAAGTTGTTATATATATCCGCCATCCGCTGCGCCGAGACGTCCCAGCCCACAGGATGTTTCATCCCGTTGCGTTGGATCTTCTGCCACGCCGTCCTGTCGGCATAGATCGCCATGGCACGATCAAGTGCGGCACCCAGTTTCTCCGCCGTCGTTGGCGCGAATTGCAGACCTGTCGCACAGCCTGCGGCCAGTGCAGCCTCATTGGCGTCAATGACCGTATCGGCCAGACCACCGGTGACGGATACAATCGGCACCGTGCCATAACGCATTGCGCAAAGCTGGGTCAGGCCGCAAGGCTCGAACCGTGATGGAACCAGCGTGGCATCCGCCCCCGCCTGCATCAGATGGGCGAGGTCTTCGTTGAACCCGATCTCGACACCGACACTGCTGGGAAAGCGGGCGGCAAGTTGTCGAAAACCGTGTTCCAGCTCTGGTGTCCCAGACCCCAGCAGCACAAACCGCGCGCCTTTCTCAAGGATCGCAGGCAACGCTTGCAGCGCAAGATCCAGCCCTTTTTGCTCTGACAAGCGGCTGATGACCGAAAAGAGCGGCGCGCTGGTGTCCGGGCCAAGACCGAAATGGTCCAGCACCGCTTGTTTGTTCACAGCCCTTTTCGCCAGCGTGCGGCTGGTGTAATTCTGCGCCAGAGCCGGGTCGGTCGCGGGGTCCCAGGCGACCATGTCGATGCCATTAAGAATGCCGGAAAGGTCCGCCTTGCGCGCCATCAAGACGCCCTCAAGCCCCATTCCGAACTCCGGCGTCATCAGTTCTCGTGCATAGGTCGGGCTGACCGTGGTGATCTGGTCTGCCTGCGTCAGACCACCTTTCAGAAAGCTGATCTGGCCGAAATACTCAAACCCGTCCTGCGTGAAGCCTTTGGGATCAAGACCCAAAGTGCCCATAGTCGTTGCCGGGAAATTGCCTTGAAAAGCGATGTTGTGAATGGTCAGGACACACGGCGGCGCAGCGCCAGCAGCTTGACGCAAATAGACCGGGGCCAACCCGGCCTGCCAGTCGTGTGCGTGGATCACATCGGGCATCCAGCCTGCGATACCGGTGCGCCCGATTTCGGCACCCAACCAGCCAAGCAAACCAAAGCGCAAATGATTGTCGGCCCAATCCACACCACTTTCATTCAGATAAATCTGACCCGGACGGTCATAGAGATGCGGCGCGTCGATCAGCAAAAGATCTATGCCGCTTTCACGTTTTTCCAATACACGCACCGGTCCGCCAAAATGCGATCCGACATTCAGGGCTTCTTTTGCCCCGCTCGCAAGATGTGCGATCTGGCGGTAAAGCGGCAGCAGGACGCGACATTCAACATCATGCGCACCCACAACGCGCCCAAGTGCGCCAACAACATCGGCCAGCCCCCCCGTCTTGACGAAAGGCGCGCATTCAGACGCAACAGAGAGCAGTTTGAGGGTCATTGCTCCAACTTGTCGATCATAGCTTGCGTAATGAGACATATCCCATTCTCGGAGCGCCGAAACCTCTCGGCGTCCTCTTTTGCGTTTTCGCCCACAACAAGCCCCGCAGGAATACGCACAGACCGGTCAATTATGACGTTCTTCAATCGGGCTTTGCGCCCGATACTGACATCCGGCAACGCAACAACACCATTGAGTTCGGAGTACGAATTTGCATGCACGCCACTGTGCAACAGGCACTGATTCAACTGCGCACCCGATATGATGCAACCACCCGCAACCATCGAAGAGACGGCCATGCCGCGCCGATCTTCCTCGTTATGTATGAATTTTGCAGGTGGGGTCAGTTCGGAATAGGTCCAGATCGGCCAGCCATGGTCATAAAGGTCCAACTCCGGCTCGAAATCGGTCAGGTCGATACTTGCCTGCCAGTAGGCATCAATCGTTCCGACGTCTCGCCAGTATGCTTTTTGCTCAAGCGAACTGGTCACGCAGGAACGGCTGAACGGATGCGCATAGGCATTGCCCGCCGCAACCAATGCGGGGATTATGTCTTTGCCGAAATCATGCTCGGACGTCTCGGACAAAGCGTCTTCACGCAGCAATTTGATCAGCAGTTCCGTCTTGAAGACATAGATACCCATGCTGGCCAAGGATTGCGTTTCGTCACCGGGCATGGAAGGCGGATCAGCGGGTTTTTCAACAAACTCAAGAATACGGTCGCTCTCGTCGACTGCCATCACACCGAACGCGCTGGCTTCACTCCGAGGTACCTCGATGCAGCCGACGGTGACGTCCGCACCGGTCTCTACATGCTGTTTCAGCAACAGCGAATAATCCTGTTTGTAGATGTGATCGCCCGCCAGAATAAGAATGTATTTCGGGGCATAGCCTTCGATGATGTCGATATTCTGTGTGACGGCATCTGCCGTGCCAAGATACCAGTTACGCTCGTTCACCCGTTGTGATGCGGGCAGGATATCAAGTGACTCGTTTCGTTCTGCCCGGAAGAAGCTCCAACCGCGTTGTAGGTGGCGGATCAGGCTGTGCGCCTTGTATTGCGTTGCCACACCAATGCGGCGGATGCCGGAATTCACCGCATTTGACAGCGCAAAGTCGATGATCCGCGTCTTGCCGCCGAAGTATACCGCAGGTTTTGCCCTGACATCGGTAAGCTCCTTAAGGCGGCTACCCCGCCCTCCGGCCAATACGAATGCCATTGTCTCGCGTGCAAG from Aliiroseovarius sediminilitoris includes these protein-coding regions:
- the glgX gene encoding glycogen debranching protein GlgX → MHEAAPILSIVAGDHTRLGAIFDGQGVNFAVFSANATKIELCLFSPDGQRETARVALPDRTGPVWHGYVPGLKPGTLYGYRAHGPYEPDRGHRFNPKKLLADPYARAFHGEWRAAKETLGYDIAMPERDAGPSQVDSAAFVPKSIVPEPDMPWSGTPAPRRSWSETVIYEAHVKGLTQLHPDVPENLRGTYEALGCDAIIAHLSDLGVTALELLPVHAFLDDGFLVERGLTNYWGYNSLGFFALEPRYLGPNGVDGFRDAVDRLHAAGIEVILDVVFNHTAEGDHRGPTLSFRGLDNAAYYALQASHARYYVNDTGCGNTVAVHHPYVLRMVLDSLRYWVTVMGIDGFRFDLATTLGREQHGFDLRGGFFDAIRQDPVLSRCKMIAEPWDIGPGGYQLGGFPADWGEWNDRFRDTTRKFWRGDAHAARELAGNLLGTASIFDHSGRKPYSSINFVAAHDGFTLADVTRYREKHNEANGESNADGHGHNLSDNCGVEGDTRDAAILARRAQRARNLLATVFLSQGTPMLLAGDELGRTQRGNNNTYCQDNETSWINWADADSGLLDFAKRLIALRRDNTVLRQGHYLHGRLRQDELPDVAWYSLKGGALNWRDSSLDGFCLLIRGGVESTLSQSGMVVIVVNGGASDKCAMLPDPGSEQQWERVLDTAAPTVPTAIVTERHRQPVAAHSLVVFVGTQVTA
- the malQ gene encoding 4-alpha-glucanotransferase, whose protein sequence is MTDWISQLCTHVGVHGHYRGFDGQTIEVPRDTQIAVLRAMQLDVCSDTDAQVLLQQMQTEDAAQPLPPEVVVDAGEACALTLTQTAEWKLEAEDTGETLAQGQPTNRISLPGLPLGIHRLRLRSGVRDFTTWVLARPVGAVRLEDHIAERRIWGVLAPLYGLTDGDTAQIGSYGLLGDYAAAMTAHGADFVGINPVHAMGHVRPDDVISPYSPSHRGFLNIWHCDVGGGHTGNDAELVDYPSALRNTAHALADQFASFCDLPDSAPQRRAFETYVERAGTALHEFALFEALSTSFGADWRTWPAPYRDHDADALAAFETTHEEEIARTKWEQWQADMQLADAQDRACKAGMRVGLYLDLAVGPRLGAAETWVKDSSLITGATLGAPPDPLGPVGQSWGLAPQSPLKLRAEGYAGFARLLRSVMRHAGMIRIDHVLGLMRSFWIPDGGTEGTYVSYPFDALLAVVAIESVRSNTIVVGEDLGLVPEGLREKLSASGVYGLDVLQYMRTTTGGFTDTAKTRRLAICGFATHDTPTVAGFFTAEDARVRHQLGVIDAQMLEKTRADRTRARETLGSSDPVPEIHRQLARANASMVSIQLDDIAERTSQQNLPGTVDSYPNWRLKAPFTVDEIAKSEAFKRLAEDMRAQARSNPRRMEKKDGLQDCSDHAH
- the glgA gene encoding glycogen synthase GlgA; amino-acid sequence: MTLKLLSVASECAPFVKTGGLADVVGALGRVVGAHDVECRVLLPLYRQIAHLASGAKEALNVGSHFGGPVRVLEKRESGIDLLLIDAPHLYDRPGQIYLNESGVDWADNHLRFGLLGWLGAEIGRTGIAGWMPDVIHAHDWQAGLAPVYLRQAAGAAPPCVLTIHNIAFQGNFPATTMGTLGLDPKGFTQDGFEYFGQISFLKGGLTQADQITTVSPTYARELMTPEFGMGLEGVLMARKADLSGILNGIDMVAWDPATDPALAQNYTSRTLAKRAVNKQAVLDHFGLGPDTSAPLFSVISRLSEQKGLDLALQALPAILEKGARFVLLGSGTPELEHGFRQLAARFPSSVGVEIGFNEDLAHLMQAGADATLVPSRFEPCGLTQLCAMRYGTVPIVSVTGGLADTVIDANEAALAAGCATGLQFAPTTAEKLGAALDRAMAIYADRTAWQKIQRNGMKHPVGWDVSAQRMADIYNNLAGA
- the glgC gene encoding glucose-1-phosphate adenylyltransferase, coding for MSVSTHRLARETMAFVLAGGRGSRLKELTDVRAKPAVYFGGKTRIIDFALSNAVNSGIRRIGVATQYKAHSLIRHLQRGWSFFRAERNESLDILPASQRVNERNWYLGTADAVTQNIDIIEGYAPKYILILAGDHIYKQDYSLLLKQHVETGADVTVGCIEVPRSEASAFGVMAVDESDRILEFVEKPADPPSMPGDETQSLASMGIYVFKTELLIKLLREDALSETSEHDFGKDIIPALVAAGNAYAHPFSRSCVTSSLEQKAYWRDVGTIDAYWQASIDLTDFEPELDLYDHGWPIWTYSELTPPAKFIHNEEDRRGMAVSSMVAGGCIISGAQLNQCLLHSGVHANSYSELNGVVALPDVSIGRKARLKNVIIDRSVRIPAGLVVGENAKEDAERFRRSENGICLITQAMIDKLEQ